A window of Cryptomeria japonica chromosome 3, Sugi_1.0, whole genome shotgun sequence contains these coding sequences:
- the LOC131064299 gene encoding MYB-like transcription factor EOBI has product MVDEGTSYRAAVTVGSGSDSASRVRSIACRGSCSLNLHLEIPKRKAMSSRWSECGAKAKIKKRLWTIEEDIRLLRYIKLHGLQRSGKSCRLRWVNHLRPDLKRSNITSEEERLIFDLHARWGTRWSQIAERIPGRTDNEIKNYCRTHLKKKLQNSAHYNCSPQGKQVVLPRQSLEVSTGDAVKTPLLYEINYNHTMFNTETPMDKFTIEEVIRDIEKVQVQVDGSSEGVGSIQNDMGTTGHDAVELSKMAYTFVWEIPLESHATQVYEASCSANPELMCPTFNYESDSESDVLLWNI; this is encoded by the exons GCAGTTGCAGTTTGAACCTGCACTTGGAAATACCTAAACGA AAGGCGATGAGTTCGAGATGGTCTGAGTGTGGGGCGAAAGCAAAGATAAAGAAGAGGCTATGGACTATTGAGGAGGATATTCGTCTCCTACGCTATATTAAACTACATG GGCTGCAGAGAAGCGGAAAGAGTTGCAGATTGAGGTGGGTAAACCATCTCCGTCCCGACTTGAAGCGCAGCAATATCACTTCAGAAGAAGAACGCCTTATATTTGACCTTCATGCCCGCTGGGGTACCAG ATGGTCGCAGATAGCAGAAAGGATTCCGGGGCGAACGGACAACGAGATTAAAAACTACTGCAGGACCCATCTGAAAAAGAAGCTTCAAAATTCGGCACATTATAATTGTAGTCCTCAAGGTAAACAAGTAGTGCTCCCACGACAAAGCCTCGAGGTTTCCACAGGCGACGCAGTTAAAACTCCTCTTTTGTATGAGATTAATTATAATCATACCATGTTCAACACGGAAACTCCAATGGATAAGTTTACAATAGAAGAAGTTATTAGAGATATAGAGAAAGTGCAAGTACAAGTTGATGGAAGTAGTGAAGGAGTAGGAAGCATTCAGAATGATATGGGTACAACGGGACATGATGCAGTTGAACTTTCTAAAATGGCCTACACCTTTGTTTGGGAAATTCCACTAGAAAGTCATGCAACACAAGTATATGAAGCTTCCTGCTCTGCTAATCCTGAGTTAATGTGTCCCACATTTAACTATGAATCTGATTCAGAGTCAGATGTGTTGCTTTGGAACATTTAG